The bacterium genome contains a region encoding:
- a CDS encoding isocitrate/isopropylmalate family dehydrogenase, translating to MVQLSERMLNDIDKAKEHFSELLKEQLLRIENMKQSEGWIDYSKETPLKIGVVGGDGIGPYICQQSKEVLSFLLKEEISSGKIVVIDIEGLTIENRVKANAAIPEEILAEIKECHLILKGPTTTPKKGDPWPNIESANVAMRRELDLFANVRPVKVPAKNIDWMFYRENTEGAYVLGSKGVDIGEDLSIDFAVTTNQGSERIIRLAFEYARKNKINKVTVVTKANVIKKTDGRFLNVAELISEEYPEITWDDWFIDIMTAKLIDSARASEFKVLVMPNLYGDILTDEAAQIQGGVGTAGSANIGMRYAMFEAIHGSAPRMVEEGRAKYADPSSMIKATAMLLNHAGYEKKADQLEKALEICLQYEKKIQITGRSNGATGEEFAQYIMETITDPLLEEKWEGFQNK from the coding sequence ATGGTTCAACTGAGTGAAAGAATGCTTAATGATATAGATAAGGCAAAAGAACACTTTTCAGAATTACTAAAAGAACAATTGTTAAGAATTGAAAATATGAAACAATCAGAAGGTTGGATAGACTACTCAAAAGAAACACCTTTAAAGATAGGTGTTGTTGGAGGCGATGGAATAGGTCCTTATATATGCCAACAATCTAAGGAAGTACTTTCTTTTCTTTTAAAAGAAGAAATCTCCTCTGGCAAGATTGTAGTTATAGATATAGAAGGGCTTACTATAGAAAATAGAGTGAAAGCAAATGCAGCAATACCAGAAGAGATTCTTGCTGAAATAAAAGAATGTCATTTAATATTAAAAGGACCTACAACAACCCCTAAAAAAGGAGACCCGTGGCCAAATATTGAAAGTGCAAATGTTGCTATGCGTCGAGAGTTAGACCTTTTTGCAAATGTTCGTCCTGTTAAAGTGCCAGCAAAAAATATAGACTGGATGTTTTATAGAGAAAATACTGAAGGGGCTTATGTATTGGGTAGTAAAGGGGTAGATATAGGGGAAGATCTTTCTATAGATTTTGCTGTGACTACTAACCAGGGCTCAGAAAGAATTATTAGACTTGCTTTTGAGTATGCCAGAAAGAACAAGATAAACAAAGTAACTGTTGTTACAAAAGCAAATGTAATTAAAAAAACGGATGGGCGGTTCTTAAATGTTGCAGAATTAATATCAGAAGAATACCCTGAAATAACTTGGGACGATTGGTTTATAGATATTATGACTGCCAAATTGATTGATTCTGCAAGAGCAAGCGAATTTAAGGTGCTTGTTATGCCAAATCTTTATGGAGATATACTTACAGATGAAGCAGCCCAAATACAAGGGGGCGTAGGAACCGCAGGGAGTGCCAATATAGGTATGAGGTATGCTATGTTTGAAGCAATCCACGGTAGTGCTCCTCGTATGGTTGAAGAAGGAAGAGCAAAATATGCTGACCCTTCAAGTATGATAAAAGCGACGGCTATGTTGCTTAACCATGCAGGATATGAAAAGAAAGCAGACCAACTGGAAAAAGCTTTGGAGATATGTTTGCAGTATGAAAAAAAGATACAAATCACAGGACGGTCTAACGGAGCGACAGGTGAAGAGTTTGCACAATATATAATGGAAACTATAACAGACCCACTTTTAGAAGAGAAATGGGAGGGTTTTCAGAACAAATAA
- a CDS encoding aconitate hydratase — translation MGLTVTEKIINQHLVEGTPIKGEEVGIRIDQTLTQDATGTMSYLQFEAMKIPKVKTELSVSYVDHNTVQIGFENADDHKYLQSVAAKYGIIYSRAGNGICHQIHLERFGKPGKTLLGSDSHTPTGGGLGMLAIGAGGLDVAVAMAGGPFYLTYPKIIKITLTGRLKKWVSAKDIILKVLEIFDTKGNVGSVFEYSGDGLATLSVPERATITNMGAECGVTTSLFPSDEQTRLFLKSQNREGDWVSLVADKNAQYDNEIEINLSKLEPLLAAPHSPGNIKKVSEVAGLKVDQVCIGSCTNSSYKDMMVVANILEGKTVYPSVSFVVAPGSKQVLENLAKDGGLAKLLSTGARIAETACGFCIGNSQSPGSNSVSLRTSNRNFLGRSGTKDANVYLVSPETAAAAVITGEITEPSRLESLGIKYPNIDMPQEMLINDGMFIFPEEKTNEEIYRGPNIAELPQSVPLPDVIEGKVTIKVGDNITTDHIIPAGARMKYRSNVPKYSEFLFEVVDSEFYNRARSIQESGKQNIIVAGLSYGQGSSREHAALCPMYMGVKVVIAKSIERIHQDNLVNFGILPLYFVDEKDYNLITELDQLEITGLYTFLSEGTSVVVKNITAGTEFVTEYKLSKRQKTILLAGGTLAYMGEKSM, via the coding sequence ATGGGATTGACTGTTACTGAAAAGATTATAAATCAACATTTAGTTGAAGGCACGCCTATAAAAGGAGAAGAAGTAGGCATAAGAATAGATCAGACTTTAACACAGGATGCTACTGGTACAATGTCGTATTTGCAGTTTGAAGCTATGAAAATTCCTAAAGTTAAGACAGAGTTATCTGTTAGTTATGTTGACCATAATACTGTTCAGATAGGTTTTGAAAATGCGGATGACCATAAGTATTTACAAAGTGTTGCTGCAAAATACGGAATAATCTACTCAAGAGCTGGTAATGGTATCTGCCATCAGATTCACTTGGAAAGGTTTGGTAAACCAGGTAAAACTCTGCTCGGTTCAGATTCTCACACTCCAACTGGAGGTGGGCTGGGGATGTTGGCTATTGGAGCAGGTGGGCTTGATGTTGCAGTAGCAATGGCTGGTGGTCCTTTTTATCTTACTTACCCTAAAATAATAAAAATAACCCTAACTGGTAGATTAAAGAAATGGGTTTCTGCGAAAGATATTATCCTCAAAGTACTGGAAATATTTGATACAAAAGGTAATGTGGGAAGCGTATTTGAATACTCAGGAGATGGACTGGCAACTCTGTCTGTCCCTGAAAGAGCAACCATAACCAATATGGGAGCAGAATGTGGTGTTACCACTTCTCTATTTCCAAGTGATGAACAAACAAGATTATTTCTCAAATCACAAAACCGAGAGGGCGACTGGGTTTCATTGGTAGCCGATAAAAACGCCCAATATGATAATGAAATAGAGATAAATCTTAGCAAATTAGAACCTCTACTTGCAGCTCCACATAGCCCTGGTAATATAAAAAAGGTCTCAGAAGTTGCAGGATTAAAGGTTGACCAGGTATGTATAGGGAGTTGTACAAACTCTTCATATAAAGATATGATGGTTGTTGCTAATATACTTGAAGGCAAAACAGTTTATCCATCAGTAAGTTTTGTTGTAGCGCCTGGCTCAAAACAGGTGTTAGAAAACCTTGCTAAAGATGGTGGGCTTGCAAAACTTTTGTCCACTGGAGCAAGAATTGCTGAAACAGCGTGCGGGTTTTGTATAGGCAACAGCCAATCTCCTGGCTCTAATAGTGTTTCCTTAAGAACCAGCAACAGAAATTTTTTAGGTCGTTCTGGCACAAAAGATGCTAACGTGTACCTTGTAAGCCCTGAAACCGCAGCGGCTGCAGTAATAACAGGGGAAATAACAGAACCTTCAAGATTAGAATCGTTAGGTATAAAATACCCCAATATAGATATGCCACAAGAAATGCTGATAAACGATGGTATGTTCATTTTTCCAGAGGAAAAGACAAATGAAGAGATTTATCGTGGTCCTAATATAGCAGAACTGCCTCAAAGTGTCCCTTTACCTGATGTTATAGAAGGAAAAGTTACAATAAAAGTAGGGGATAACATTACAACCGACCATATTATTCCTGCAGGCGCAAGAATGAAGTACCGTTCTAATGTTCCGAAATATTCGGAGTTTCTTTTTGAGGTTGTTGACTCTGAGTTTTATAATAGGGCAAGGAGTATTCAAGAGTCAGGTAAACAAAATATAATAGTAGCTGGACTTAGTTATGGTCAAGGTTCCTCGAGAGAACATGCGGCATTATGTCCAATGTATATGGGGGTTAAGGTGGTTATTGCAAAATCGATAGAGAGGATACATCAGGATAACCTTGTCAATTTTGGTATTTTACCTTTATATTTTGTAGATGAAAAAGATTATAATTTAATTACTGAGTTAGACCAACTGGAAATAACAGGTCTATATACGTTCCTTAGCGAAGGAACTTCCGTTGTTGTTAAAAATATTACTGCTGGCACAGAATTTGTAACAGAATATAAGCTTTCAAAAAGACAAAAGACGATTTTATTGGCAGGGGGAACGCTTGCCTATATGGGGGAAAAAAGTATGTAG